Proteins encoded by one window of Pseudochaenichthys georgianus chromosome 9, fPseGeo1.2, whole genome shotgun sequence:
- the LOC117452979 gene encoding protein FAM163B, whose translation MSAGTVVIAGGILATVILLTIVAVLCLCRLQYYCCKREESEKGEEEEPELASMSPCPALALSAPPTPPTPEHYSDVPENYPPTFLTEANGPASYSPTQPPRRCHRSHAFCPTCTRCTMPFYLQHPERLCNGGRRISYRTVQQQDLELPIDLARFYQNLIRSVTMKEVVTQSISTDV comes from the exons ATGTCAGCCGGGACAGTGGTCATCGCAGGAGGAATTCTGGCTACAGTGATCTTACTGACCATCGTTGCTGTACTGTGTTTATGTAGGTTACAG TACTACTGTTGTAAGAGGGAGGAGTCTGAGAAGGGGGAAGAGGAAGAACCAGAGCTCGCCTCTATGTCTCCTTGTCCGGCCCTGGCTCTGTCCGCTCCCCCTACGCCTCCGACGCCGGAGCACTATAGCGACGTACCGGAAAACTACCCGCCTACCTTCCTTACTGAGGCCAATGGTCCTGCCAGCTACTCCCCCACACAGCCACCGCGCAGGTGCCATCGCTCACATGCCTTCTGCCCGACCTGCACCCGCTGCACCATGCCCTTCTACCTGCAGCACCCGGAGAGGCTGTGCAACGGCGGCCGCAGGATCAGCTACAGGACTGTGCAGCAGCAGGACCTTGAACTGCCCATAGACTTGGCCAGGTTCTACCAGAACCTTATTCGCTCGGTCACCATGAAGGAGGTGGTCACCCAAAGCATTAGCACTGATGTCTAG